A single region of the Mechercharimyces sp. CAU 1602 genome encodes:
- a CDS encoding 5'-methylthioadenosine/adenosylhomocysteine nucleosidase, whose amino-acid sequence MIGIIGAMDEEISRFQADMKMEKQSEVAGVCFYEGIFAGKSIVLCKSGVGKVNAAICTQVLIDRYDVHAIIFTGVAGALDPNLEIGDCVISTQCQYHDMDVTALGLERGQIPFQEVSVFKADPMWVRLAREAGESIAEGKTVEGKVLSGDQFISSTKTVLQLWSQLEGVCVEMEGAAVAHVCHANGVPFVVIRSISDKADHSATVNFEKFTELASHRSCVMVHRMLEKWQG is encoded by the coding sequence ATGATTGGAATCATTGGTGCAATGGATGAGGAGATCTCTCGCTTCCAAGCAGACATGAAGATGGAAAAGCAGAGTGAAGTTGCAGGAGTTTGTTTTTATGAGGGAATCTTTGCCGGAAAGTCGATTGTATTGTGTAAAAGCGGAGTAGGAAAAGTAAACGCTGCCATTTGTACACAGGTGTTAATCGATCGTTATGACGTTCATGCGATTATTTTTACTGGGGTGGCGGGTGCACTCGATCCCAATTTGGAAATTGGTGATTGTGTAATCTCAACACAGTGTCAGTATCATGATATGGATGTAACTGCATTGGGATTAGAGCGAGGGCAAATTCCTTTCCAGGAGGTGTCTGTCTTTAAAGCAGATCCTATGTGGGTAAGGTTAGCACGTGAGGCAGGGGAGTCGATTGCAGAAGGAAAAACAGTAGAAGGGAAAGTTCTTTCTGGTGATCAGTTCATCTCTAGCACTAAAACAGTGCTTCAGCTCTGGAGTCAACTAGAAGGGGTATGTGTGGAGATGGAAGGGGCGGCGGTCGCTCATGTTTGTCACGCCAATGGAGTGCCTTTCGTCGTCATTCGCTCCATTTCGGATAAAGCAGACCACTCGGCGACAGTAAACTTTGAAAAATTTACGGAGTTAGCTTCTCATCGTTCGTGTGTGATGGTACATCGGATGTTGGAGAAATGGCAGGGATAA
- the acsA gene encoding acetate--CoA ligase, whose amino-acid sequence MHSSEQIEVVTRKNQLSDYEKTYDSFSWDEVEREFSWYETGRVNAAYEAIDRHVDEGRGGQIALRYLDDKRDETYTFSQMKEQSDRAGSVFRRHGIKKGDRLFIFMPRTPELYFSFLGALKLGAIVGPLFEAFMEEAVADRLRDSEAVALVTTPALLPRVPVDDLPSLQHIFVVTESGSDINEGLIDLLEEMRAISPQLEIEWVGREDGMLLHYTSGSTGKPKGVYHVHNAMIQHYQTGKWVLDFKEGDVYWCTADPGWVTGTSYGIFAPWLNGVTNVIRGGRFSPDDWYETIEKLQVTVWYSAPTAFRMLMGAGKEAAHKYRLSSLRHVLSVGEPLNPEVIRWGLKVYGRRIHDNWWMTETGGILISNYPQMEIKPGSMGKPFPGITAAIIDDEGNELPTYELGNLAIRTPWPAMMRKIWGNSAKYEEYFRIPGWYISGDSAYCDDEGYFWFQGRLDDVINTAGERVGPFEVESKLVEHPSVMEAGVIGKPDPVRGQIIKAFISLQDGVEESEELKEEIRTFVKERLSAHAAPREIEVIDKLPKTRSGKIMRRVLKAWELDLPTGDLSTMED is encoded by the coding sequence ATGCATAGTAGCGAACAGATTGAAGTGGTGACGAGAAAGAACCAATTATCCGATTATGAAAAAACGTATGATTCATTTTCTTGGGATGAGGTTGAACGAGAGTTTTCTTGGTATGAGACAGGTCGGGTAAATGCTGCTTATGAAGCGATTGATCGACACGTCGATGAAGGGCGGGGGGGACAAATTGCGCTTCGTTATTTAGATGATAAGCGTGATGAAACCTACACATTTTCACAGATGAAGGAGCAGTCGGATCGTGCAGGTTCTGTATTTCGTCGACATGGTATTAAGAAGGGAGATCGCCTCTTTATCTTTATGCCACGCACTCCCGAGCTTTATTTTAGTTTCTTGGGTGCATTGAAGCTGGGTGCGATTGTGGGTCCTTTGTTTGAAGCTTTTATGGAGGAAGCAGTTGCAGATCGCTTGCGTGATAGTGAAGCGGTAGCGTTGGTGACAACGCCAGCTCTTCTCCCACGAGTACCAGTGGATGATCTCCCTAGTTTGCAACATATTTTTGTCGTGACTGAAAGTGGAAGCGATATCAATGAGGGACTGATTGATTTACTGGAGGAAATGAGAGCGATTTCACCACAGTTAGAGATCGAATGGGTAGGTCGTGAGGATGGCATGCTGCTTCATTACACATCCGGTTCAACAGGGAAGCCCAAAGGGGTATATCATGTCCATAATGCGATGATACAACATTATCAGACGGGGAAGTGGGTTCTTGATTTTAAGGAAGGTGATGTATACTGGTGTACTGCTGATCCAGGTTGGGTGACGGGCACATCTTATGGTATCTTCGCTCCTTGGCTAAATGGTGTAACGAATGTGATCCGAGGAGGTCGCTTTAGTCCGGATGATTGGTATGAGACGATTGAAAAATTACAGGTGACAGTATGGTATAGTGCACCTACTGCATTTCGGATGTTGATGGGGGCAGGGAAAGAAGCGGCTCACAAGTATCGCTTATCTTCCTTGCGCCATGTGTTAAGTGTAGGGGAACCGCTTAACCCGGAAGTGATACGGTGGGGATTAAAGGTGTATGGGCGGCGCATTCATGATAATTGGTGGATGACAGAAACAGGTGGGATCTTAATTTCAAATTATCCGCAAATGGAGATTAAACCAGGTTCGATGGGGAAACCTTTTCCGGGTATAACTGCGGCGATCATTGATGATGAGGGAAATGAATTGCCTACGTATGAGCTCGGTAATCTGGCAATTCGTACTCCATGGCCAGCGATGATGCGTAAGATATGGGGGAACTCTGCAAAATACGAAGAGTACTTCCGTATTCCAGGCTGGTATATCTCCGGTGACTCTGCCTATTGCGATGATGAAGGATATTTCTGGTTTCAAGGGCGCTTAGATGATGTGATTAATACGGCGGGTGAGCGTGTAGGTCCGTTTGAAGTGGAAAGTAAGTTAGTGGAGCATCCTTCCGTGATGGAGGCGGGAGTGATCGGAAAACCCGATCCTGTACGAGGTCAAATCATTAAGGCTTTTATATCGCTTCAAGATGGTGTAGAGGAGTCTGAGGAGTTAAAAGAGGAGATTCGTACATTCGTAAAGGAGCGGCTTTCCGCTCATGCTGCTCCACGTGAGATTGAAGTAATCGATAAACTGCCAAAGACGCGTAGTGGTAAGATTATGCGACGTGTGTTGAAGGCATGGGAGCTTGACTTACCTACAGGTGACTTATCGACGATGGAAGATTAA
- a CDS encoding transglycosylase domain-containing protein, translated as MKTKPDPSIPDQKKRPLARILRGTLLTLFIFFVITATLSLATVGAAIGTVAALVKDEPIRDKNELTDNLTNLSEHSIVYFGGKEGEELGALRSNELRQVVNLDDVNKDLIEALIATEDRTFWEHEGISPRGFTRALKSQAEEYLFDKEGASGGSTLTQQLVKNQVLQDRGKDLDRKAKELFLALRVERLFSKEEILTAYLNSLFFGKGYDNRQMYGVHAAAEGLFKKNIKDLNLAQSAYLAGMAQRPNAYNPYSSNGNTSFGKDRMKEVLYNMLETKKITKKEYEDALAFDIEGSFSKRSGNSYTKYPHIMEEAYKQAYEVLLELDDVKLEELSDKEREKVSSEYHRKLETGGYRIYTTIDKKLYDAMNKSAKEFKGYGNDERQVGAVLMDNHTGAVLSFVGGRDFNKSQQNFALNVPKQPGSTIKPLLDYGPAMEEGIISPNSIIIDEETRYSNGQKAPSNAGRGYIGAKTARYHLTYSYNTPAVKLIKSLGVNRALSYLDKMNFPYVTLATDPVTGTQVTDKVEPIAIGGFTYGFTVERMTAGYAMLANEGKFNEPHLIAKITDNDGNIVYKHESENVEVLSSQVAYWTTDMLQDVVNRGTATAINKQGYPYLAGKTGTTNNDVDAWFIGYTPDVSLGLWMGYERNRSQAGQSYISKAIWNELWKTVVKTNPDISTKANFTPQPPMPNVHYESKPKPKEEKDDDNNGGGNNGGGNNGGGGGNDGGGGDDGGNNGGGGGNDGGGGNGGNDGGGDGGGGDGDNGGGGNRPPEPPPDEEETSSDQSNQTTDAPSDDEIIETESIARFHST; from the coding sequence ATGAAGACAAAACCTGATCCATCTATTCCTGACCAAAAGAAGCGCCCTCTAGCGCGGATTTTACGAGGAACACTCCTAACACTTTTTATCTTTTTCGTTATTACCGCCACACTCTCACTAGCTACTGTAGGTGCGGCAATCGGAACTGTTGCGGCATTAGTCAAAGATGAACCCATCCGGGATAAAAACGAATTAACCGATAATTTAACCAACCTCTCCGAACATAGCATCGTCTACTTTGGTGGAAAAGAGGGCGAGGAACTAGGTGCACTGCGGTCCAATGAACTACGTCAAGTCGTTAATCTCGATGATGTAAATAAAGACCTCATTGAGGCACTGATAGCGACTGAAGATCGCACCTTCTGGGAACATGAAGGGATTTCTCCTCGTGGATTCACCCGCGCACTCAAATCACAAGCAGAAGAGTATTTATTCGACAAGGAGGGGGCAAGCGGTGGCAGTACACTCACGCAGCAACTAGTGAAAAACCAAGTCTTACAGGATCGTGGGAAAGACCTGGATCGCAAAGCCAAAGAACTTTTTCTCGCCCTCCGTGTGGAGCGCCTGTTTAGCAAAGAAGAAATTTTAACCGCTTATCTAAACAGTCTCTTCTTTGGAAAAGGGTACGATAACCGGCAAATGTACGGTGTACATGCCGCTGCCGAGGGACTTTTTAAGAAAAACATTAAAGACCTCAACCTTGCCCAGTCTGCCTACCTAGCAGGCATGGCGCAGCGTCCCAATGCCTACAACCCCTACAGCAGTAATGGGAACACTTCATTTGGAAAAGACCGGATGAAAGAAGTTCTCTATAATATGCTGGAAACAAAGAAGATTACTAAGAAAGAGTACGAAGATGCTCTTGCTTTCGATATTGAGGGTTCATTTAGCAAAAGAAGTGGAAACTCTTATACAAAATACCCCCATATAATGGAGGAAGCGTATAAACAAGCATATGAAGTGCTACTGGAGTTAGATGATGTCAAATTAGAAGAACTCTCCGATAAAGAAAGAGAGAAAGTGAGTAGTGAATACCATCGGAAATTAGAAACTGGCGGATATCGGATTTACACAACAATCGATAAAAAATTGTATGATGCGATGAACAAATCAGCCAAAGAGTTTAAAGGATATGGGAACGATGAAAGGCAAGTAGGCGCTGTACTCATGGATAACCACACGGGGGCTGTACTTTCCTTTGTTGGTGGGCGTGACTTTAATAAAAGCCAACAAAACTTTGCACTTAATGTTCCCAAACAACCTGGCTCTACTATCAAACCTCTCCTCGACTACGGTCCGGCTATGGAAGAAGGAATCATCTCTCCTAATTCCATTATTATCGATGAAGAAACACGCTACTCTAATGGACAAAAAGCACCTAGCAACGCTGGTCGAGGTTACATAGGTGCAAAAACTGCTAGATACCATTTAACGTATTCCTACAATACTCCTGCTGTAAAGTTAATTAAGTCCTTAGGAGTTAACAGAGCACTAAGTTATCTCGATAAAATGAACTTCCCCTACGTCACCCTAGCCACTGATCCTGTTACTGGCACACAAGTTACTGATAAAGTTGAACCTATCGCAATTGGTGGCTTTACTTATGGCTTTACTGTAGAACGCATGACAGCTGGTTATGCCATGCTCGCTAACGAAGGGAAATTTAATGAACCGCATCTTATCGCTAAAATTACCGATAACGATGGAAATATTGTATACAAACACGAATCTGAAAATGTAGAGGTACTCTCTAGTCAAGTCGCATATTGGACAACTGACATGCTTCAAGACGTTGTGAATAGAGGAACTGCTACTGCAATTAATAAACAAGGCTACCCATACTTAGCAGGAAAAACGGGAACCACCAACAATGATGTTGATGCTTGGTTCATCGGTTACACCCCCGATGTGTCACTCGGCTTATGGATGGGATACGAAAGAAATCGAAGTCAAGCAGGTCAATCCTATATCTCAAAAGCAATTTGGAACGAATTATGGAAAACAGTAGTGAAGACCAACCCTGACATCTCTACTAAAGCAAACTTTACTCCACAGCCACCTATGCCTAATGTCCATTACGAATCCAAACCAAAACCAAAAGAAGAGAAAGACGACGATAACAACGGTGGCGGTAACAACGGTGGTGGCAATAACGGCGGTGGTGGTGGTAATGACGGTGGCGGCGGTGATGACGGCGGCAATAACGGTGGTGGTGGCGGTAATGACGGTGGCGGCGGTAACGGCGGTAACGACGGAGGTGGTGACGGTGGCGGCGGTGACGGCGATAACGGCGGCGGCGGTAATCGTCCGCCTGAGCCCCCACCAGATGAAGAAGAAACCTCTTCAGACCAAAGCAATCAGACTACAGATGCCCCATCCGACGATGAAATTATTGAAACAGAATCGATTGCTCGATTCCACTCCACATAA
- the tyrS gene encoding tyrosine--tRNA ligase, with protein sequence MSEKVVRPEMEQEINRQLNILQRGTAEIIPVEELKTKIQRSLETGEPLKAKLGLDPTAPDLHIGHTVVLNKLRQFQELGHVVQLVIGDFTGRVGDPTGKSETRKQLTEEEVANNAKTYTEQLFKILDKKKTEIHFNSSWLSPLTFSDVVTLSASTTVARMLERDDFSKRYKSGQAISIHEFFYPLMQGYDSVALCSDVELGGTDQTFNLLMGRQLQKEYGQAQQVIMTLPLLEGLDGEKKMSKSLGNYIGIAEAPEEIYGKAMSIPDELMVKYYELTTDLPLTEVDRLRAGLKDGSVHPRDAKMGLARALVRMYHGAEAAQGAENRFKTIFQKGALPDQIDEVVVTAGQLVHGKIWVVQLLSNLGLVASNGDARRMIKQGAVKIQQEKVVDDNAQVEVVDQMVVQVGKRKFARVIMK encoded by the coding sequence ATGAGTGAGAAGGTAGTACGTCCAGAGATGGAGCAGGAGATTAATCGTCAATTAAATATTTTACAGAGGGGTACAGCTGAAATTATCCCTGTGGAGGAGCTGAAAACGAAGATTCAGCGCTCCTTGGAGACAGGCGAACCGCTAAAAGCAAAGTTGGGACTGGATCCGACAGCACCCGATCTGCATATTGGGCATACTGTCGTTCTAAATAAACTTCGCCAGTTTCAAGAGCTAGGGCATGTTGTTCAACTTGTCATCGGTGATTTTACTGGACGTGTTGGGGATCCGACCGGGAAGTCGGAAACACGCAAGCAACTGACAGAAGAAGAAGTTGCTAATAATGCGAAAACGTATACGGAACAACTTTTTAAAATCCTTGATAAGAAGAAGACAGAGATTCACTTTAATAGCTCCTGGCTGTCTCCACTTACTTTTAGCGATGTCGTTACCCTATCAGCCAGCACCACGGTAGCCCGGATGTTGGAGCGTGACGATTTCTCGAAACGGTATAAGTCAGGACAAGCGATCAGTATCCATGAGTTCTTCTATCCATTGATGCAAGGATATGATTCTGTTGCACTCTGCAGCGATGTTGAGCTTGGAGGGACGGATCAAACTTTCAATCTTTTGATGGGGCGGCAATTGCAGAAAGAGTATGGACAAGCGCAACAAGTAATAATGACGTTGCCGTTGCTAGAAGGGCTGGATGGCGAGAAGAAGATGAGTAAAAGCTTAGGTAACTATATCGGAATAGCAGAAGCACCAGAGGAGATATATGGGAAGGCAATGTCTATTCCGGATGAGCTGATGGTGAAGTATTATGAGCTGACGACCGATTTGCCGTTGACAGAGGTAGATCGTTTACGTGCTGGGTTAAAAGACGGTTCCGTTCACCCTCGTGATGCTAAGATGGGACTCGCTCGTGCCTTAGTTCGCATGTACCACGGAGCAGAAGCGGCGCAAGGGGCAGAAAATCGCTTTAAAACTATTTTCCAAAAAGGTGCGTTGCCGGATCAAATTGATGAAGTAGTCGTCACCGCAGGGCAATTGGTTCATGGGAAGATATGGGTTGTGCAACTCCTTTCCAACTTAGGCTTAGTAGCTTCCAATGGAGATGCGCGTCGCATGATAAAACAAGGAGCAGTAAAGATTCAGCAGGAGAAAGTAGTAGATGATAATGCCCAAGTTGAAGTGGTGGATCAGATGGTTGTACAAGTAGGAAAGCGGAAGTTTGCGCGTGTGATAATGAAGTAG
- a CDS encoding aldehyde dehydrogenase family protein has protein sequence MGTIQMSNPATGEVIGQLHEKTEVEVHEAMRHARNAFPAWRQTPLTERIEYIKQLRIYLVQHAEEIADKIVADTGKTRVEALMTEVYASVEFLKYYEKEAPSILKTRKVRTPLALFGHRSEVQYRPMGAVAVISPWNYPLQLSLVPVVSALLAGNTVLLKPSEVTPLTGVLMEEALASSGLPRHVVQVIHGGKSVGQHLIESLPDKIFFTGSVATGKKIMAHAAEHLIPVSMELGGKDPMIVFADADLNRAINGALWGGLTNAGQTCISVERLYVQFEIYGAVATRLREQAEELQFYNGHEGDIGSMTDPRQVEIVEEQIRDAVEKGATILCGGKRTEPGSLYFEPTVIVDVDDTMKIATEETFGPVIVMMPFHTEEQAIQLANHSTYGLSASVWTKDLNKAHRISNQLECGSVGINNVIVPFANPHMPFGGVKHSGIGRYHGPEGLYAFCHTTSVMVNKGTKKRELHWYPYTKEAENAIRSLIRSMYGDRFRLSKTELKNIWKQFRRQE, from the coding sequence ATGGGGACCATTCAAATGAGTAATCCTGCAACAGGTGAAGTAATTGGACAATTACACGAAAAGACAGAGGTTGAAGTTCACGAAGCGATGCGTCACGCACGCAATGCTTTCCCCGCTTGGCGACAAACACCTCTTACCGAGCGTATCGAGTACATTAAGCAGCTACGGATCTATCTGGTACAACACGCTGAAGAGATCGCTGATAAAATTGTAGCTGATACAGGAAAAACACGTGTAGAGGCGCTGATGACTGAAGTATATGCAAGTGTAGAATTCCTTAAATACTATGAGAAAGAAGCGCCCTCTATCTTAAAAACAAGGAAGGTACGCACCCCCCTTGCACTTTTTGGGCATCGTTCAGAAGTACAATACCGCCCGATGGGGGCAGTCGCTGTCATCTCTCCATGGAATTATCCCTTACAACTCTCACTCGTCCCAGTCGTCTCCGCTTTACTCGCTGGAAACACCGTACTGTTAAAACCATCTGAAGTTACTCCACTAACCGGCGTACTCATGGAGGAAGCATTAGCCTCAAGCGGGTTGCCAAGACATGTTGTGCAAGTAATCCACGGTGGAAAAAGCGTAGGACAACACTTAATCGAATCGCTTCCAGATAAAATCTTTTTTACTGGCAGTGTCGCCACCGGCAAAAAAATTATGGCACATGCCGCCGAACATCTCATTCCCGTCTCCATGGAATTAGGCGGAAAAGATCCCATGATTGTCTTTGCTGACGCTGATCTCAACCGTGCGATCAACGGAGCTCTCTGGGGCGGACTAACCAATGCAGGTCAAACGTGCATCAGTGTAGAGCGACTTTATGTCCAGTTCGAAATTTATGGTGCAGTTGCCACGCGCTTGCGCGAACAAGCAGAAGAACTTCAATTCTACAATGGACATGAAGGCGATATCGGCTCCATGACCGATCCTCGGCAAGTAGAGATTGTAGAAGAACAGATTCGCGATGCTGTCGAGAAAGGGGCAACCATTCTATGTGGGGGCAAACGAACAGAACCGGGTTCACTCTACTTTGAACCAACCGTCATCGTCGATGTAGATGATACGATGAAAATTGCCACCGAGGAAACATTTGGTCCCGTTATCGTTATGATGCCCTTCCATACAGAGGAACAAGCGATTCAACTTGCCAATCATTCTACTTATGGACTTAGTGCCAGTGTATGGACAAAAGACTTAAATAAAGCTCACCGCATCTCCAATCAATTAGAATGTGGTAGTGTTGGTATCAATAATGTAATCGTTCCATTTGCCAATCCACACATGCCGTTTGGTGGGGTGAAACATAGCGGTATCGGTCGTTATCACGGACCTGAAGGGTTGTATGCCTTCTGTCATACTACCTCTGTAATGGTGAACAAAGGAACAAAAAAACGCGAACTTCACTGGTATCCCTATACCAAAGAAGCCGAAAACGCCATCCGTTCCCTCATCCGTTCTATGTATGGGGATCGCTTCCGTTTATCAAAGACAGAACTAAAAAATATATGGAAACAATTCCGCCGGCAAGAGTAG
- the rpsD gene encoding 30S ribosomal protein S4 has product MARYTGPRWKISRRLGISLSGTGKEMKRPYAPGQHGPNQRRKLSEYGLQLQEKQKLRFMYGLNEKQFRKLFDRAGKMKGVHGENFMVLLESRLDNLVYRMGLARTRPQARQIVVHGHITVNGQKVDRPAFQVKPGDVIGLREKSQNLQVAKEAVEERSFLPEYLQFDANKLEGTFSRLPERSELPAEINERMIVEYYSR; this is encoded by the coding sequence ATGGCACGTTATACTGGACCGCGTTGGAAAATCAGCCGACGCCTCGGAATCTCCCTATCGGGAACAGGTAAAGAAATGAAGCGCCCTTACGCACCGGGACAGCATGGTCCCAACCAGCGCCGTAAGCTGAGCGAATATGGGCTTCAATTACAAGAAAAACAAAAGCTGCGTTTCATGTACGGATTGAACGAAAAGCAATTCCGTAAGTTATTTGATCGCGCTGGTAAGATGAAAGGTGTTCATGGTGAGAACTTCATGGTTCTGCTTGAATCCCGTCTAGACAACTTAGTCTACCGCATGGGCTTGGCACGTACCCGCCCACAAGCACGCCAAATCGTTGTTCATGGTCATATCACCGTAAATGGCCAAAAAGTAGACCGTCCAGCGTTCCAAGTAAAGCCTGGCGATGTGATTGGTTTGCGTGAAAAAAGCCAAAATCTGCAAGTAGCGAAAGAAGCTGTTGAGGAGCGTTCATTCCTACCAGAATACCTCCAATTCGATGCGAACAAGCTAGAAGGCACCTTCAGCCGTCTACCTGAGCGTTCTGAACTACCTGCTGAAATCAACGAGCGTATGATCGTAGAATACTACTCTCGTTAA
- the trmB gene encoding tRNA (guanosine(46)-N7)-methyltransferase TrmB, producing MRLRRNPKAKEILNEHPLVINEPQIYKGKWSSSLFPQNAPLHVELGTGKGQFLAQASQTHPHINWLGIERIEEPLVQAIKKATEGEETPTNLHFIWMDINHLNDVFAEQEVAQFYLHFSDPWPKSRHARRRLSHRHFLEVYARLLHPTGRLSLKTDNRDLYFFTLEELEVSGYHIVEKYEDLHHSSAANDNITTEYEEKFSSQGMPIYRVIAAPPSHTESLTSP from the coding sequence ATGCGTCTACGAAGAAATCCGAAAGCAAAGGAAATCCTAAACGAACACCCACTCGTAATAAATGAACCACAAATATATAAAGGCAAGTGGTCTTCTTCTCTCTTCCCGCAAAATGCGCCTCTCCATGTAGAACTGGGCACGGGAAAAGGGCAGTTTCTTGCTCAAGCTAGTCAAACTCATCCGCATATCAACTGGCTCGGAATCGAACGGATCGAAGAACCGCTCGTACAAGCCATTAAAAAAGCGACTGAAGGGGAAGAAACTCCGACTAATCTCCACTTTATTTGGATGGACATCAATCATTTAAACGATGTGTTTGCAGAACAGGAAGTAGCACAATTTTATCTCCATTTTAGCGATCCCTGGCCAAAATCTAGACATGCGCGACGTCGCTTATCCCACCGTCATTTCCTTGAGGTGTACGCCCGACTCCTCCATCCGACGGGTCGACTTTCATTAAAGACAGATAACCGCGATCTTTACTTCTTCACCTTAGAAGAACTGGAGGTGAGCGGCTACCATATCGTTGAAAAGTATGAAGATCTACATCACAGTAGTGCTGCAAACGACAATATAACTACCGAGTATGAGGAGAAGTTCTCCTCACAGGGAATGCCAATCTACCGTGTGATTGCCGCACCCCCCTCTCACACAGAATCTCTTACATCACCTTGA
- a CDS encoding GNAT family N-acetyltransferase, whose amino-acid sequence MQLIQWTPDHASDLFRLIETNRTHLSPWLPWIKNTNSLHDIQSYIQRSLIAASKQEFHFGIWLDQQLIGSVTIERLHAIHRVAEIGYWVAKEMSGKGYMELAVRRLIAYLFQDLKLNRLEIRCTPANQRSQRIPQKVGFCYEGRLCEAIYMNGRFHDLLIYGLTYTRWDELERLPKQDNTDPAATLSLPPLM is encoded by the coding sequence ATGCAGTTAATTCAATGGACTCCTGATCATGCTTCAGACTTATTCAGACTGATTGAGACCAATCGCACCCACCTTTCTCCATGGTTGCCCTGGATAAAAAACACAAATTCACTTCATGATATCCAATCATATATTCAACGTTCACTTATTGCAGCGAGCAAACAGGAGTTTCATTTTGGTATTTGGTTGGATCAGCAATTGATCGGTTCCGTCACAATAGAACGACTTCACGCCATCCACCGCGTCGCCGAGATCGGATATTGGGTTGCTAAAGAGATGTCCGGTAAAGGCTATATGGAACTAGCTGTACGACGGCTCATCGCTTATCTGTTTCAAGATCTGAAGCTTAACCGCTTAGAGATTCGCTGTACTCCAGCCAATCAACGGAGTCAGCGCATTCCACAAAAGGTCGGGTTCTGTTACGAAGGTCGACTGTGTGAAGCGATCTATATGAACGGCCGTTTTCACGATTTACTCATCTACGGATTAACCTACACCCGATGGGACGAACTCGAACGTCTTCCTAAACAGGATAACACTGATCCCGCTGCTACTCTATCTCTTCCTCCCTTAATGTAG
- a CDS encoding glycosyltransferase family 4 protein translates to MEERQSDQADDTQQTELLSQKQPLRLLILSWEYPPRVVGGLATAVCGLAEGLVHHQVEVHVVTSMAENAPSYELRNGVHVHRLSSLFANHAGNMYDWIFHLNLDMVEEVDRLVEEGLRFDVMHTHDWLVNYAGESLRERYSFPMVTTFHQVQALRNRAAGVPEHDAGHQSELKMVQIGDHFIAVSQAISHELNEILHISPDKKVTVIPNGVPLPEEGHVTAEELKQLRASYSKPEEKLIFFVGRLVIEKGIHLLLQALPAVIEQEPNVKLLIAGEGYYDKELHALRDRLGLQEKVEFLGFIKDELRDQIYRIADLCVFPSKFEPFGIVALEALAHQTPVIVSDSGGLKEVITDRQNGVLVPYNRIDLLQESIIWALRHPREMKQMALNGYQELSHRYNWVQIAKETLAVYEQVISEKKGGGSLVR, encoded by the coding sequence GTGGAAGAGAGACAATCGGATCAAGCGGATGACACGCAACAGACAGAGCTACTCTCACAGAAACAACCGCTCCGTTTACTTATACTTAGTTGGGAATATCCACCGCGGGTTGTGGGGGGATTGGCGACAGCTGTTTGTGGCTTAGCAGAGGGATTGGTGCATCATCAGGTTGAGGTGCATGTGGTGACAAGTATGGCAGAAAATGCGCCCTCGTACGAGTTAAGAAATGGTGTTCATGTGCACCGACTCTCCAGCTTATTTGCAAACCATGCAGGTAATATGTACGATTGGATTTTTCATTTAAATTTGGACATGGTGGAGGAAGTAGATAGGCTGGTGGAAGAGGGTCTTCGCTTTGATGTCATGCACACTCATGATTGGTTGGTTAATTATGCGGGGGAAAGCTTACGTGAACGCTACTCCTTTCCGATGGTGACCACCTTCCATCAGGTTCAAGCATTACGAAACCGTGCGGCAGGAGTTCCAGAACATGATGCAGGACATCAGAGTGAGTTGAAGATGGTGCAAATTGGTGACCACTTTATTGCGGTTAGTCAAGCAATTTCGCATGAATTAAATGAAATATTGCACATTTCCCCCGATAAAAAGGTAACGGTCATCCCTAACGGAGTCCCTTTACCCGAGGAAGGACACGTAACAGCAGAAGAATTGAAACAATTACGCGCGTCATATTCCAAACCGGAAGAGAAACTTATTTTCTTTGTAGGTAGATTAGTGATTGAGAAAGGAATTCATTTACTATTGCAAGCTCTACCCGCCGTAATCGAGCAAGAGCCCAATGTGAAATTGCTGATTGCAGGGGAGGGTTATTACGACAAAGAACTACACGCTTTGCGTGATCGCCTGGGTTTACAGGAAAAAGTAGAATTTCTCGGCTTTATTAAAGATGAACTTCGCGATCAAATTTACCGTATCGCTGACCTCTGTGTCTTCCCTAGCAAGTTCGAGCCGTTTGGCATTGTAGCGTTAGAAGCGCTCGCACACCAAACACCTGTGATTGTCTCCGATTCAGGAGGGTTAAAAGAAGTGATTACTGATCGACAAAATGGAGTGTTGGTTCCGTACAATCGTATTGATCTATTGCAGGAAAGTATCATTTGGGCACTGCGCCACCCGCGTGAGATGAAACAAATGGCGTTAAACGGGTATCAAGAGCTGTCACACCGCTATAATTGGGTACAGATTGCAAAAGAGACCTTGGCAGTATATGAACAAGTGATTTCAGAAAAAAAGGGGGGCGGTAGCCTAGTGCGATAG